A genome region from Maridesulfovibrio salexigens DSM 2638 includes the following:
- a CDS encoding citrate synthase — protein MSDNDIAILKYDGKEYELPVIHGTEGETGIDITQLRAQSGLITYDPGYGNTGACTSNITFVDGEKGILRYRGYPIEDLAEHGKFIETAWLLIFGELPLKEDLARFSALLTAEELIHEDLRHHFEGFPSHKNQPMAILSAVINALGSYHPDLYDINDKSEFFLAVGKIISKVRTIAAFSYRKSIGRPFVYPDPDLSYCHNFLHMMFSIPYKQYDPPEEAVKALSLIFQLHADHEQNCSTSTVRMVGSTQANIFASVSSGICALWGRLHGGANAAVIDMLETINNGDYTIDEYIEKVKKRECRLMGFGHRIYKSFDPRAKILKKATHDLLQHGFSDELLDIAMQLEERALSDDFFIERKLYPNVDFYSGIILRALGIPVAMFPVMFAIGRMPGWIAHWYEDYTNPTSRINRPRQIYTGETPRNYVPIDFRK, from the coding sequence ATGAGCGATAATGACATTGCGATCCTTAAGTATGACGGCAAAGAATACGAACTGCCCGTAATTCATGGAACAGAGGGCGAAACCGGTATCGACATCACTCAGCTTCGAGCGCAAAGCGGCCTTATTACCTATGATCCGGGCTACGGAAACACCGGCGCATGTACCAGTAACATCACCTTTGTAGATGGTGAAAAAGGAATTCTGCGTTACCGCGGCTATCCCATCGAAGACCTTGCCGAGCATGGCAAGTTCATTGAAACCGCATGGCTGCTCATCTTCGGTGAACTTCCGCTCAAGGAAGATCTTGCCCGTTTTTCAGCTCTGCTCACTGCGGAAGAGCTCATCCACGAAGACCTGCGGCACCACTTTGAGGGATTCCCGTCCCACAAGAACCAGCCTATGGCTATCCTGTCCGCAGTTATCAACGCTCTGGGCAGCTATCACCCTGACCTCTACGACATTAACGACAAGTCCGAATTTTTCCTCGCAGTTGGTAAGATCATCTCCAAGGTAAGAACCATCGCGGCCTTTTCATACCGTAAATCAATCGGTCGACCCTTTGTTTACCCGGACCCGGATCTGAGCTACTGCCACAACTTTCTGCATATGATGTTCTCCATCCCCTACAAGCAGTACGATCCGCCGGAGGAAGCTGTTAAAGCTCTTTCGCTGATCTTCCAGCTGCATGCGGACCACGAACAGAACTGCTCCACATCCACTGTAAGAATGGTCGGTTCCACTCAGGCAAACATCTTTGCCTCTGTATCATCCGGTATCTGCGCCCTCTGGGGTCGTCTGCATGGTGGCGCGAACGCTGCGGTTATCGACATGCTCGAAACCATCAACAACGGCGATTACACCATCGATGAATACATCGAGAAAGTTAAAAAGAGGGAATGCCGCCTCATGGGTTTCGGTCATCGCATTTACAAGAGCTTTGACCCCCGCGCGAAAATCCTCAAAAAAGCGACCCATGACCTGCTTCAGCACGGTTTCAGCGATGAACTGCTGGACATCGCCATGCAGCTTGAAGAACGTGCCCTTTCCGATGATTTCTTCATCGAACGTAAGCTCTACCCCAACGTAGACTTCTATTCCGGCATCATCCTGCGCGCGCTGGGTATCCCGGTTGCCATGTTCCCGGTTATGTTCGCAATCGGCCGTATGCCCGGTTGGATCGCACACTGGTACGAGGATTATACCAACCCGACATCAAGAATTAACCGCCCGAGACAGATTTACACTGGCGAAACTCCGAGAAATTACGTACCTATAGATTTTAGGAAGTAA
- a CDS encoding sigma-54 interaction domain-containing protein, whose product MTEQDIDLYLREVIDTMNDGLIIVSPDGIIMKVNDALLRMTGFSKDELLNKPCSVLGCDACRIVREQSDGHWCGLFERKKESRKNCHIIGKNGNYLHVLKNASLLRDDEDNILGAVETVTDISELDRKELKIRELSRKLQHEENGFCGFVGHSPAMQKVYTLLGKAARSDAPVIIYGESGTGKELAAQAIHEMSPRADKPFVQLNCAALNESLLESELFGHVKGAFTGAYRHRQGRFEEAADGSIFLDEIGDVPLPIQVKLLRVLETRSFERVGENINLSMEARLITATNQDLNQLVQDKQFREDFFFRINVIPVHLPPLRARKEDLPLLVDHFISVIDHLDHSEGPTPETMRKLMEYQWPGNVRELKSALEYAAVVKDSGPIQPEHLPPQINSVTADCCPCIEPPVPAAEPDEKQELINALNQAGGNKSKAAKLLGVSRGTIHNRMRKHSVQYRLEG is encoded by the coding sequence ATGACCGAACAGGATATCGATCTTTATCTGCGGGAAGTAATCGACACTATGAACGATGGGCTGATCATTGTGAGTCCTGACGGCATCATCATGAAGGTTAATGATGCCCTGCTGCGCATGACCGGATTTTCCAAAGATGAATTGCTGAACAAGCCTTGCTCAGTGCTGGGTTGCGATGCCTGCCGGATTGTGCGTGAGCAATCTGACGGGCACTGGTGCGGATTGTTTGAAAGAAAGAAGGAAAGCCGAAAGAACTGCCATATCATCGGCAAGAACGGAAACTACCTGCATGTACTGAAAAACGCATCCCTGCTCCGGGATGACGAAGATAATATCCTCGGCGCGGTGGAAACAGTCACCGACATCAGCGAACTGGACCGCAAGGAGCTGAAAATCAGGGAACTCTCCCGGAAGCTGCAACATGAAGAAAACGGATTCTGCGGATTCGTGGGCCATTCCCCGGCAATGCAAAAAGTTTACACTCTGCTGGGCAAAGCCGCCCGTTCCGATGCTCCGGTCATAATTTACGGTGAATCAGGCACAGGTAAGGAACTGGCTGCACAGGCCATCCATGAGATGAGTCCGCGCGCGGATAAACCTTTTGTACAGCTCAACTGCGCCGCGCTAAATGAATCCCTGCTGGAAAGTGAACTGTTCGGACATGTAAAAGGAGCCTTCACCGGAGCATATCGCCATAGGCAAGGCCGTTTTGAGGAAGCTGCTGACGGCTCCATATTTCTTGATGAGATCGGAGACGTTCCGTTGCCCATCCAAGTAAAGCTGCTGCGGGTTCTGGAAACCCGTTCCTTTGAACGGGTAGGAGAGAACATCAACCTGTCTATGGAAGCCAGACTGATCACAGCCACCAATCAGGACCTCAACCAGTTGGTGCAGGACAAACAATTCCGGGAAGATTTCTTCTTCCGTATTAATGTAATCCCGGTACACCTGCCGCCCCTGCGCGCGCGAAAAGAAGACCTGCCCCTGCTGGTGGATCATTTCATTAGTGTCATTGACCACCTCGACCATAGCGAAGGCCCAACTCCTGAAACCATGCGCAAACTAATGGAATACCAGTGGCCCGGAAATGTGCGAGAACTGAAAAGTGCGCTGGAATATGCCGCAGTAGTCAAGGACAGCGGCCCCATTCAGCCCGAACATCTGCCGCCGCAGATAAACTCCGTTACAGCCGATTGTTGCCCATGTATCGAGCCTCCTGTCCCTGCCGCAGAACCAGACGAAAAGCAGGAATTGATCAATGCCCTGAATCAGGCCGGAGGCAACAAAAGTAAAGCCGCAAAGCTCCTCGGAGTCAGCCGGGGAACGATTCACAACCGCATGCGCAAACATTCGGTTCAATATCGGCTGGAGGGGTAA
- a CDS encoding 4Fe-4S dicluster domain-containing protein codes for MTDKKNGISRRNFLKGLGAGSAAMLLPARDVAAAGNSEEELCTLLDLSKCIACGECVSACREANAPKFPEPKKPYPEMYPTSRVKVEDWSDRKDVDDRLTPYNWLYIQSAEVEFEGEVHEINIPRRCLHCRNAPCANLCPWGAAGKQKNGIVRINEDVCLGGAKCRTVCPWHIPQRQTGVGLYLRLMPNLAGNGVMYKCDRCYNRIDQGKLPACIEACPENVQTIGPRSEILKKAHELAEKNNWFIYGEDENGGTNTIYLSPVPFELLNEAVDKGPGKPGLSQVEDSMADEEKLAYAVGIAPFAGIAAGVIKAGRFLASAVGGKDND; via the coding sequence ATGACAGACAAGAAGAATGGAATTTCCCGCAGAAATTTCTTGAAGGGGCTGGGAGCCGGAAGTGCTGCCATGCTCCTGCCTGCGCGTGATGTTGCGGCAGCAGGAAACAGCGAAGAAGAACTCTGTACCCTGCTGGATCTTTCAAAGTGTATTGCATGCGGTGAATGTGTTTCTGCATGCCGCGAAGCTAATGCCCCCAAGTTTCCCGAACCCAAGAAGCCTTATCCGGAAATGTATCCCACCTCACGGGTAAAGGTTGAGGACTGGTCGGATCGAAAAGATGTAGATGACCGTCTGACTCCCTACAACTGGCTCTATATCCAGAGTGCAGAAGTTGAATTCGAAGGCGAGGTCCATGAAATCAATATTCCCCGCCGTTGTCTGCACTGTCGCAATGCTCCTTGCGCAAATCTCTGTCCCTGGGGGGCAGCGGGGAAGCAGAAGAACGGCATTGTGCGCATCAATGAAGATGTCTGTCTTGGTGGTGCCAAGTGCCGCACGGTTTGTCCGTGGCACATTCCCCAGCGCCAGACCGGGGTGGGCCTGTATCTGAGGCTTATGCCGAATCTGGCCGGGAACGGGGTCATGTACAAGTGTGACCGCTGTTACAATCGTATAGATCAAGGCAAGCTGCCTGCCTGCATCGAAGCATGCCCTGAGAATGTTCAGACTATCGGTCCGCGCAGTGAAATTCTCAAGAAGGCCCATGAACTGGCGGAGAAGAACAACTGGTTCATCTACGGCGAGGATGAGAACGGCGGAACCAATACCATCTATCTTTCTCCTGTTCCTTTTGAGCTGCTCAATGAAGCTGTGGACAAGGGGCCCGGAAAGCCCGGACTTTCTCAAGTGGAAGACTCTATGGCTGATGAGGAGAAGCTGGCGTATGCAGTGGGGATAGCCCCCTTTGCAGGGATCGCAGCCGGAGTAATAAAGGCCGGAAGATTCCTTGCTTCCGCAGTAGGAGGAAAGGACAATGACTAG
- a CDS encoding tetrathionate reductase family octaheme c-type cytochrome, translating into MRFMRNSVLLLSAVVFLGASAFAAGDTAPGREMARQATKGKELWITADHSKFDALKQPFKSGPEVTKACLTCHTEAGHQFHKTIHWTWLDPKAEKELKVGKGGLVVNNFCINIQSNEPRCTSCHAGYGWKDKDFDFTSQEKIDCLVCHEQTGTYKKFPAGAGNPAPPPGKKFKGNGKFYAAPQWNKVAQSVGRPTRKNCGTCHFYGGGGDGVKHGDLDSSMLKPSKALDVHMGMDGQNFTCVRCHTTVKHDIAGRIYSTPAATERKSLLEDDLGSKIMCESCHSDRPHKSELGMKLNDHTDKLACQSCHIPTFARELPTKMWWDWSAAGKKKDGKPYVEKGEWGKPVYMTKKGDMRWEKNVVPEYYWFNGTIDTITAQTTIDPTKPVLVSKPVGSIEDRNSRIMPFKVHRGMTPYDKINKNMVIPHLFGKDNDAYWKGFNWEKSVTAGMKYAGLPFSGEVGFVETEFVYPTTHMVAPKENAVACEECHSKQGRLEKLTCFYMPGRDASAVVDAGGWSIVLASAVGVILHALGRIFMSGRKED; encoded by the coding sequence ATGAGATTCATGCGGAACTCAGTACTGCTGCTGTCGGCGGTGGTCTTTCTGGGCGCAAGTGCATTTGCCGCCGGGGATACTGCTCCCGGCAGGGAAATGGCCCGTCAGGCTACCAAGGGCAAGGAGTTGTGGATCACGGCAGATCATTCCAAGTTCGATGCGCTGAAGCAACCATTCAAGAGCGGCCCGGAAGTGACCAAGGCTTGCCTGACCTGTCATACCGAAGCCGGACACCAGTTCCACAAGACCATTCACTGGACATGGCTTGATCCCAAGGCGGAAAAGGAGCTGAAGGTCGGTAAGGGCGGTCTGGTGGTCAACAACTTCTGTATCAATATCCAGTCCAACGAACCCCGCTGTACCTCCTGTCATGCTGGGTACGGTTGGAAGGATAAGGATTTTGATTTTACCTCCCAGGAAAAGATCGACTGTCTGGTCTGTCATGAGCAGACCGGAACTTATAAGAAGTTTCCCGCAGGCGCCGGAAACCCTGCTCCTCCGCCGGGTAAGAAGTTCAAGGGGAACGGTAAGTTCTATGCTGCTCCCCAATGGAATAAGGTTGCCCAGTCCGTAGGTCGTCCGACCCGCAAGAATTGCGGAACCTGCCATTTTTACGGTGGCGGTGGTGATGGCGTGAAGCACGGTGACCTTGATTCATCCATGCTTAAGCCTTCCAAGGCTCTTGACGTACATATGGGCATGGACGGGCAGAATTTTACTTGTGTCCGTTGCCATACCACTGTGAAGCACGACATTGCAGGACGAATCTATTCAACTCCAGCTGCCACCGAGCGTAAGTCACTGCTGGAAGATGACCTCGGTTCCAAGATCATGTGTGAATCCTGCCACAGTGACCGTCCTCATAAGTCTGAGCTGGGCATGAAGCTCAACGATCATACTGATAAGCTTGCTTGTCAGAGCTGTCATATTCCGACTTTTGCACGTGAACTGCCTACCAAGATGTGGTGGGACTGGTCTGCCGCAGGTAAGAAGAAGGACGGCAAGCCTTATGTTGAAAAGGGCGAATGGGGCAAGCCTGTCTACATGACCAAGAAGGGCGATATGCGTTGGGAAAAGAACGTTGTACCTGAATATTACTGGTTCAACGGAACCATCGATACCATTACCGCCCAGACCACCATTGATCCAACCAAGCCAGTGCTGGTTTCAAAGCCAGTCGGCTCAATTGAAGACAGGAATTCCCGGATTATGCCTTTCAAGGTGCATCGCGGTATGACTCCTTACGATAAGATCAACAAGAACATGGTTATCCCGCACCTGTTCGGTAAGGATAATGATGCCTACTGGAAGGGCTTTAATTGGGAGAAGTCCGTAACAGCGGGGATGAAGTATGCCGGATTGCCGTTTAGCGGCGAAGTGGGCTTTGTGGAAACCGAATTCGTTTATCCGACCACCCATATGGTTGCGCCCAAGGAAAATGCGGTAGCTTGTGAGGAATGCCATAGCAAGCAGGGCCGTCTTGAAAAGCTGACCTGTTTTTACATGCCCGGACGTGATGCTTCCGCCGTTGTGGATGCTGGGGGCTGGTCCATCGTGCTTGCCTCGGCAGTAGGTGTAATCCTGCATGCCCTTGGTCGCATTTTCATGTCAGGACGTAAGGAGGACTAG
- a CDS encoding cytochrome b/b6 domain-containing protein: MSGHNMKKIYLYSKFERFWHWTQAILIMLLMLTGLEVHGVFSLFGFEKAVELHNTLGISWLILFVFIIFWLLTTGEWKQYIPTSKKLFDVAMYYASGIFKGEEHPVQKSRDAKHNPLQRLVYLGLSAILLPLQMITGLLYWTYNDWAAYGLDFLSLNVVANVHMACAYALLAFLIVHIYMTTTGHNITAHIAAMFSGWEEVPADYKAEEWEVHKK; this comes from the coding sequence ATGAGCGGACATAACATGAAGAAGATTTACCTCTATTCGAAGTTCGAGCGTTTCTGGCACTGGACCCAAGCAATCCTAATTATGCTGCTCATGCTTACCGGGCTTGAAGTGCATGGAGTATTCTCCCTTTTCGGTTTTGAAAAGGCCGTGGAACTGCATAACACTCTGGGCATCAGCTGGCTGATTCTGTTCGTATTCATCATCTTCTGGCTGCTGACCACAGGGGAGTGGAAGCAGTACATACCCACATCCAAGAAGCTCTTCGATGTAGCCATGTATTATGCTTCCGGTATCTTTAAGGGTGAAGAGCATCCGGTACAGAAGAGCAGGGATGCCAAGCACAACCCCTTGCAGCGTCTGGTCTACTTAGGGCTCTCGGCGATCCTGCTGCCTTTGCAGATGATCACGGGATTGCTTTATTGGACCTACAACGACTGGGCTGCCTACGGCTTGGATTTCCTGAGTCTGAATGTAGTAGCTAACGTGCACATGGCCTGCGCCTACGCACTGCTGGCTTTTCTTATAGTTCATATCTACATGACCACTACCGGACACAACATCACCGCCCACATCGCCGCCATGTTCTCCGGCTGGGAAGAAGTTCCCGCAGATTACAAGGCTGAGGAATGGGAGGTTCATAAGAAGTAG
- a CDS encoding class I SAM-dependent methyltransferase, with translation MIGYQTFPYRPGASDSLNKLTQLKILPLTAKTFLDVGCNEGFFCGYALFDGARKVVGIDINEQFIQSAKQNFPGCDFRVQSWNDLPSDEKYDVILCSSALHYADDQEKLIHMLMDKLSRNGVLILEVGIADGNGSDWVEVKRSIDTRYFPTQNKVNSILSDYAYKYMGESSPQIGDPIPRYVYHIRRKKPYAFLLMQKPGAGKTTTRKALFQDQKVISGDKLILDIGSKKQSCSSELQDFLAQGLNPAKIDLAVRSLFSSQLWKDYLDVILQITNGETFAYDGYVPSSYHDLISDYLKSNDYFPINLCWDSPDSLDDLGVRTKAEARKYAMYLAAVRSKIRNR, from the coding sequence ATGATCGGTTATCAAACATTCCCTTATCGCCCGGGTGCTTCAGACTCACTTAACAAACTCACTCAATTAAAAATCCTGCCTCTTACAGCCAAGACCTTCCTCGACGTCGGTTGCAATGAAGGATTCTTTTGCGGATACGCTTTGTTTGACGGGGCCAGAAAAGTTGTCGGAATTGACATCAATGAGCAATTTATTCAGAGCGCAAAACAGAATTTTCCCGGTTGCGATTTCCGGGTTCAGAGCTGGAATGATCTTCCTTCCGACGAAAAATATGACGTTATCCTCTGTTCTTCAGCGCTGCATTATGCAGATGATCAAGAAAAATTAATACACATGCTCATGGATAAGCTTTCCCGAAATGGAGTTCTCATCCTTGAAGTAGGAATAGCTGACGGTAACGGTTCTGATTGGGTTGAAGTAAAACGGAGTATCGACACCCGCTATTTCCCGACACAAAATAAAGTGAACAGCATTCTTTCCGACTACGCATACAAATATATGGGAGAAAGTTCACCGCAGATCGGCGATCCAATCCCCCGCTACGTTTATCATATCCGTAGAAAAAAGCCGTATGCTTTCCTACTGATGCAAAAACCGGGAGCGGGCAAAACAACCACCCGCAAGGCCTTATTTCAAGATCAAAAAGTCATATCTGGAGACAAGTTGATCCTGGATATTGGCTCTAAGAAACAGTCTTGTTCTTCGGAACTGCAAGATTTCTTAGCACAAGGCTTAAATCCAGCTAAAATTGATCTGGCTGTCCGCTCACTGTTCTCTAGTCAATTATGGAAAGATTATCTGGATGTAATTCTTCAAATTACAAATGGTGAAACATTCGCATATGATGGATATGTTCCCTCATCATACCACGATCTTATTTCAGACTACCTGAAATCAAATGACTACTTTCCAATAAACCTGTGTTGGGATTCCCCTGATTCTCTTGACGATTTAGGAGTACGAACTAAAGCGGAAGCAAGAAAATATGCTATGTATCTGGCTGCTGTTCGCAGCAAAATTCGCAACCGTTAA
- a CDS encoding 4-oxalocrotonate tautomerase, translated as MPVIKVEMFEGRTIEQKRELVEVLSKETARITGCSVESIYVVIDEVKKENWGAGGKLCSDKYPD; from the coding sequence ATGCCCGTAATTAAAGTAGAAATGTTCGAAGGCAGAACCATCGAACAGAAAAGAGAACTTGTAGAAGTGCTCTCCAAAGAAACCGCCCGCATCACCGGATGCAGCGTGGAATCAATATATGTTGTCATTGATGAAGTGAAAAAGGAGAACTGGGGGGCAGGCGGGAAGCTTTGTTCTGACAAGTATCCGGATTAA
- a CDS encoding molybdopterin biosynthesis protein, translating to MSDRNIYLKTIPVPEAVKAAMDNLDRDSLVQTETIPVHEALGRVTAEAVIARCSSPTYHSAAMDGYAVKSDTTFTAREGQPLLLKKEAGCIAVNTGNPLPDGMDAIIMIEHIVDEGENISIEAPAFPWQHVRRIGEDIVATEMLLPRKHTISAFDIGALLSAGIYEIKVYERIRMTFIPTGDEVLPFANRPTPNPGEVIESNSQVFKSLAAGLDVEFSFTAPVKDREEKLTAAVEEALKTSHIVVVGAGSSAGSKDFTRIVFEKLGKLLVHGIAVMPGKPTVLGTAQGKLLVGAPGYPVSAVVCFEDVLTPIISWLAGKHEPQRDKVQVRLARRTPSKMGQEEIVRLAVGQVGDEYIGVPLSRGAGMITTLTKAQGFTRVPADSEGVELNETVDVELFSSRSELDKVLMHVGSHDNTIDLLADILMDGNNPLRLVSTHAGSMGGLTALKNDMALFAGTHLFDPETNDFNFPFIERYLPGMDVTVVNLAIRHQGFIVPKGNPKNIKGIESLDGLDINFINRQRGAGTRILFDYHMKKAGLKPIDILGYDREEFTHMAVAANVLTGAADCGLGIFAAAKALDLDFVPLAHERYDLIIPQKHMEDRRIKTLLALIKSDKVKQDISKLGGYDTDLTGQRMKPGVSLGY from the coding sequence ATGAGTGACCGCAATATCTACCTGAAGACTATTCCTGTTCCTGAAGCCGTAAAAGCTGCCATGGACAATCTTGACCGCGATTCACTGGTACAGACCGAAACTATTCCGGTTCACGAAGCACTTGGGCGGGTCACAGCAGAAGCTGTAATAGCCCGCTGCTCTTCTCCCACCTACCATTCGGCAGCAATGGACGGCTATGCAGTTAAAAGCGACACCACTTTCACCGCCCGTGAAGGACAGCCCCTGCTGCTTAAAAAGGAAGCAGGATGCATTGCGGTCAATACCGGCAACCCGCTTCCGGACGGAATGGATGCCATCATCATGATTGAGCATATTGTTGATGAAGGTGAGAATATTTCGATCGAAGCACCGGCCTTTCCATGGCAGCATGTCCGCCGCATCGGTGAAGATATTGTAGCTACGGAAATGCTGCTCCCGCGCAAGCACACAATTTCTGCTTTCGATATAGGTGCGCTGCTTTCCGCCGGAATATACGAGATTAAGGTTTATGAAAGAATCCGCATGACCTTCATCCCAACCGGAGATGAGGTTCTGCCCTTCGCAAACCGCCCCACCCCCAACCCGGGTGAAGTCATCGAGTCCAACTCACAGGTATTCAAGTCACTGGCCGCCGGACTTGATGTAGAATTCAGCTTCACCGCTCCGGTCAAAGACCGTGAGGAAAAGCTCACTGCTGCAGTGGAAGAGGCTCTCAAAACTTCGCACATTGTGGTGGTCGGTGCCGGGTCCTCGGCTGGCAGCAAGGATTTTACACGCATCGTTTTTGAAAAACTGGGAAAACTGCTGGTTCACGGTATTGCGGTCATGCCCGGAAAACCTACTGTTCTGGGAACCGCACAAGGCAAATTGCTGGTTGGGGCACCGGGATACCCGGTCAGCGCAGTGGTCTGCTTCGAAGACGTGCTCACCCCGATTATTTCATGGCTGGCAGGCAAACATGAGCCGCAGCGAGACAAAGTACAGGTCAGACTGGCGAGACGTACCCCCTCCAAAATGGGTCAGGAAGAAATCGTCCGGCTGGCAGTGGGACAGGTTGGCGATGAATATATCGGTGTCCCCCTTTCCCGAGGTGCAGGTATGATCACCACGCTGACCAAAGCACAGGGCTTCACCCGTGTTCCTGCGGACAGTGAAGGTGTTGAGCTTAATGAGACCGTGGATGTAGAACTTTTCTCCAGCCGTTCCGAGCTGGACAAGGTGCTCATGCATGTCGGCAGCCACGACAATACCATCGACCTGCTTGCCGACATACTCATGGACGGAAATAATCCGCTGCGTCTGGTCTCGACTCATGCCGGTTCCATGGGCGGACTTACTGCACTCAAAAATGATATGGCGCTTTTTGCCGGAACACATTTATTCGACCCCGAAACAAATGACTTCAACTTCCCATTCATCGAAAGATACCTGCCCGGAATGGATGTAACTGTTGTTAACCTCGCCATCCGCCATCAGGGATTCATCGTCCCCAAGGGCAACCCCAAAAACATCAAAGGCATTGAATCTCTGGACGGTCTTGATATTAATTTCATCAACCGTCAGCGCGGGGCCGGCACCAGAATTCTCTTTGACTACCACATGAAGAAAGCTGGCCTGAAACCGATAGACATTCTCGGTTATGACCGTGAAGAATTCACCCACATGGCCGTGGCTGCCAACGTACTTACCGGAGCCGCTGATTGCGGGCTGGGTATTTTTGCGGCAGCAAAGGCATTGGATCTCGATTTCGTGCCGCTGGCCCATGAAAGGTACGATCTGATCATTCCGCAAAAACATATGGAAGACCGCAGGATAAAAACACTGCTCGCGTTAATAAAATCTGATAAGGTCAAACAGGATATCAGCAAACTGGGCGGTTATGACACAGACCTTACCGGACAGAGAATGAAACCGGGAGTAAGTCTGGGATACTAA
- the glp gene encoding gephyrin-like molybdotransferase Glp encodes MNHEFFKIISRVEFEALLNSFAAVGTKKVSISDACGLVLGEDIISPEDLPPANRSCMDGYAVNARDAFGATEGNPAYLECSATLKVDENPDFELQPGECAAIPTGGTLPDGADAVVMVEHTQELGAGTIEIRKSSAPGEHTMLKGEDAAKGDLIFQAGHKVRFQDVGLLAALGIKDVTIHRKPRVGIISTGDELVEIDSPQKVGTIRDVNSHTLRCLVNDAGAEAVNYGIVRDELEKLENTLEKAIAENDLVLLSGGSSVGMRDLTVQAIESMQNSEILAHGVAISPGKPTILGRAGNKPVLGLPGQVTSVQVVMLALVVPFIRQLMGQTNAFSSTDRVLVQAELGRNTVSKPGREDYVRMKLTYREGKLPLAEPIYGKSGLLKTMIQADGLMIIPADTEGFYAGNTVNLWKI; translated from the coding sequence ATGAATCACGAATTTTTTAAAATTATCAGCAGGGTCGAATTTGAAGCCCTGCTGAATTCTTTTGCAGCGGTAGGCACAAAAAAAGTTTCCATTTCCGATGCCTGCGGACTGGTGCTTGGCGAAGATATCATCTCACCGGAAGACCTTCCCCCGGCCAACCGTTCCTGCATGGATGGCTATGCAGTCAACGCTCGCGATGCTTTCGGCGCAACCGAAGGCAACCCGGCTTATCTGGAATGCTCCGCCACCCTTAAGGTGGACGAAAATCCCGACTTTGAGCTCCAGCCCGGAGAATGTGCTGCCATCCCCACCGGAGGCACCCTGCCTGACGGAGCCGATGCTGTTGTCATGGTTGAACATACTCAGGAACTGGGAGCCGGAACCATTGAAATCCGTAAATCATCCGCTCCGGGTGAGCACACCATGCTCAAAGGCGAAGATGCTGCCAAAGGCGATCTAATATTTCAGGCCGGACACAAGGTTCGCTTTCAGGATGTTGGACTGCTGGCGGCGCTGGGCATCAAAGATGTTACAATTCACCGCAAACCGCGCGTGGGCATCATCTCCACAGGTGATGAACTTGTTGAGATTGACTCTCCGCAGAAGGTCGGAACTATCCGTGATGTAAACTCGCACACATTGCGCTGTCTGGTGAATGATGCGGGAGCAGAAGCTGTTAATTACGGCATTGTGCGCGATGAGCTGGAAAAACTTGAAAATACGCTTGAGAAAGCAATCGCCGAAAACGATCTGGTACTTCTTTCCGGTGGAAGTTCTGTGGGCATGCGTGATCTAACAGTACAAGCGATTGAATCCATGCAGAATTCTGAAATACTTGCGCACGGTGTGGCAATCAGCCCCGGGAAGCCGACCATCCTCGGGCGGGCTGGAAACAAACCAGTGCTGGGATTACCCGGACAGGTCACCTCCGTTCAAGTGGTTATGCTTGCTCTGGTGGTCCCTTTTATCCGCCAGCTTATGGGCCAGACAAATGCATTCTCCAGTACTGATCGAGTTTTGGTGCAGGCCGAACTGGGCCGTAATACCGTATCCAAGCCCGGGCGTGAAGATTACGTACGCATGAAGCTGACCTACCGCGAAGGCAAATTACCTCTGGCTGAGCCTATTTACGGAAAATCCGGCCTGCTCAAGACCATGATCCAAGCTGACGGGTTAATGATCATCCCCGCTGACACCGAAGGATTTTACGCCGGAAACACAGTTAATCTCTGGAAAATTTAA